The proteins below come from a single Acidovorax sp. NCPPB 4044 genomic window:
- a CDS encoding FKBP-type peptidyl-prolyl cis-trans isomerase, giving the protein MEINQQCVVALTWILKDTLGEELDVLDEPVEFLVGGDDLLARIEEALQGHSAGAALSLHLEPEEAFGDYQDKLLFLEPRDRFPEDIEEGMTFEGSALPEGTNPEAPRDLLYTVAQIYPEHVVLDANHPLAGIALRLHLTVQGVREATEEEIGRGTAGTGFFRIQAPDNGEPLLH; this is encoded by the coding sequence ATGGAAATCAACCAACAATGCGTGGTCGCTTTGACCTGGATCTTGAAAGACACATTGGGCGAAGAACTCGATGTGCTCGACGAGCCCGTGGAATTCCTCGTCGGTGGCGACGATCTGCTTGCCCGCATCGAGGAAGCCCTGCAGGGCCACTCCGCGGGAGCCGCGCTCTCGCTGCACCTCGAACCCGAAGAGGCCTTCGGCGACTACCAGGACAAGCTGCTGTTCCTGGAGCCGCGCGATCGGTTCCCCGAAGACATCGAGGAAGGCATGACCTTCGAAGGCAGCGCCCTGCCCGAGGGCACCAACCCCGAAGCGCCGCGCGACCTGCTCTACACCGTGGCGCAGATCTACCCCGAGCATGTGGTGCTCGACGCCAACCATCCGCTCGCGGGCATCGCGCTGCGGCTGCACCTCACCGTGCAGGGCGTGCGCGAAGCCACCGAGGAAGAGATCGGCCGCGGCACGGCCGGCACGGGCTTCTTCCGCATCCAGGCGCCGGACAACGGAGAGCCGCTGCTGCACTGA